The genome window CATTTCCAACCCTAAGGCTTTCAGCCGAGGCTTGATTGCTGAGGGCTTGTCACTGCAAAACAGCGACTCAAGACAGAAGGGAAATTCCCAGTCATGAAGCGTCCTGCTAGATGGCCATACGGGCTGGCCATGCTGGTGGCAGCCATAAGCCTTTGGCAAGCTCTGTCCTGGACGGGAATGGTGGCTCCTGCCCGCCTTCCCTCTCCAATCAGGGTTGCAGAAGCGTTCTGGGAACTATGGCGGCAAGGATTGCCCCCCGGCTACAGCTTGGCGGGCCACTTGGCGGGTAGCCTAGCGCGGATAGGTTGGGGCTTCATATTGGCTGCCCCTATTGCCATCATCTTAGGCTTCACTATGGGCTATTTTCCGGTGATCCGAGCCCTGGCCAACCCCATCATCGAGATTTTACGGCCGATTCCCCCGCTGGCGTGGGTGCCGCTATCCATCCTGTGGTTTGGCATTGGCAACCCATCCGCGGTTTTCATCATTGGTCTCGGTGCCTTTTTCCCAGTCTTGCTGAACACGGTGGCCGGGGTTGAGGCTAGCGACCCCCGCTTGGCCGATGCTGCTTATACCATGGGGGCTTCCAAATGGCAAGTGATGGTCAAGGTAATTTTTCCCCAAGCGCTGCCTAGCCTCTTTACGGGGCTACGGGTGGGGCTTGACATCGCTTGGATGACCCTGGTGGCAGCTGAATATACCGGGATCAAGTCGGGGTATGGCTTGGGGTACATGATTATGTTGGCCCGAG of Clostridia bacterium contains these proteins:
- a CDS encoding ABC transporter permease; protein product: MKRPARWPYGLAMLVAAISLWQALSWTGMVAPARLPSPIRVAEAFWELWRQGLPPGYSLAGHLAGSLARIGWGFILAAPIAIILGFTMGYFPVIRALANPIIEILRPIPPLAWVPLSILWFGIGNPSAVFIIGLGAFFPVLLNTVAGVEASDPRLADAAYTMGASKWQVMVKVIFPQALPSLFTGLRVGLDIAWMTLVAAEYTGIKSGYGLGYMIMLARDLQRPDAIVAGMLVIGAIGYLMDWAANLLITYCLRWK